Proteins encoded in a region of the Paenibacillus sp. E222 genome:
- a CDS encoding YlaH-like family protein — protein sequence MQAWFASHPIVAYIVIFVLITYVYNKVFRVRQKLPLGKEIVLYILMAMGTFMLLVFQIDKLPIIQCLLVAVGLMLLVRVRYFIEGRQKKKAEAAARNS from the coding sequence ATGCAAGCATGGTTCGCATCACACCCGATCGTAGCCTACATCGTCATCTTTGTATTGATTACTTACGTTTATAATAAGGTGTTTCGGGTACGTCAGAAATTGCCGCTTGGTAAGGAAATCGTTCTCTATATATTGATGGCGATGGGCACATTCATGCTCCTTGTTTTTCAAATCGACAAGCTGCCCATTATTCAATGTTTGCTGGTCGCAGTTGGTTTGATGCTGTTAGTGAGAGTGCGCTATTTTATCGAAGGTCGTCAAAAGAAAAAAGCGGAAGCTGCCGCTCGAAACTCATAA